From the genome of Streptococcus marmotae, one region includes:
- a CDS encoding VOC family protein: protein MITASTTMLYVEDTTATMEFWTEKMGFVLLDTADHGDAISYEIAPSLAATTKFGIHDKEWVAKANPGMTLGFPSLLFETEDLKSEYERLTQAGVSTNPIMEYQGMVHFTFADNEGHYIAVRESTAK, encoded by the coding sequence ATGATTACAGCATCAACCACCATGCTCTATGTAGAGGATACAACAGCCACTATGGAATTTTGGACCGAAAAAATGGGCTTTGTTCTCTTAGATACAGCTGACCACGGAGACGCTATTTCCTATGAAATTGCGCCGTCGCTTGCGGCTACGACCAAATTTGGCATTCATGATAAGGAGTGGGTTGCAAAAGCAAATCCTGGTATGACTCTCGGCTTTCCAAGTCTGTTGTTTGAAACAGAAGATTTAAAATCTGAGTACGAACGTTTGACACAAGCAGGCGTTTCCACCAATCCCATCATGGAATACCAAGGGATGGTTCATTTCACCTTTGCTGACAACGAAGGACATTACATCGCAGTACGAGAAAGCACCGCCAAATAA
- a CDS encoding glycoside hydrolase family 5 protein — protein MVRGVNLGNWLVLEKWMSPTVFDGTKSDDESELKLELGSNINEFLSKHRDSWITENDFKFISDNGVSLIRIPISHTIFEGTIDYLDKAFLWAEKYDLKILIDMHTAPGGQNGLDNSGFTGLCTFHHHQENVVQLLNTLERLAVRYKDSSALWGIEVLNEPADNKIFNMLKYSLPEKYQDNLSKSSEISTEFLKSFYKQTYNRLNPIIGDERKIVFHDGFRIEEWSEFMVREDYPNVVIDTHMYINFARFEIQEATLASYVDYIQNNFKKKIEDASQSHDVLVGEWSQSNYLSSEPEILECLLKEQLSAWESAIGNCYWSYKVDDSLKETWSFQKQVSKI, from the coding sequence ATGGTTAGAGGAGTCAATTTAGGCAATTGGCTAGTATTAGAAAAGTGGATGTCTCCTACAGTTTTTGATGGTACCAAATCAGACGATGAATCTGAATTAAAACTAGAACTAGGTTCTAACATCAATGAATTCCTCTCAAAGCACAGGGATAGTTGGATCACAGAGAATGATTTTAAGTTTATTTCTGATAATGGAGTTAGCCTTATTCGTATACCAATCTCACATACGATTTTTGAGGGGACAATTGACTATTTAGATAAAGCATTTCTCTGGGCTGAAAAATATGACTTAAAAATCCTGATTGATATGCATACAGCACCAGGTGGACAGAACGGCTTAGATAATAGTGGCTTTACTGGGCTATGTACTTTTCATCATCATCAAGAAAATGTTGTACAGCTATTAAATACATTAGAACGTTTGGCTGTTCGATATAAGGATTCATCAGCACTTTGGGGAATTGAGGTTCTAAATGAGCCGGCTGATAACAAAATATTTAATATGTTAAAATATAGTTTGCCTGAGAAGTACCAGGATAACTTATCTAAATCTTCAGAGATTTCCACTGAATTTCTTAAATCTTTTTACAAACAGACGTATAATAGATTAAATCCAATAATTGGAGATGAGAGAAAAATTGTTTTTCATGATGGATTTAGAATTGAAGAATGGTCTGAGTTTATGGTGAGGGAAGATTATCCAAATGTTGTAATTGATACCCACATGTATATTAATTTTGCAAGATTTGAAATTCAGGAAGCGACACTTGCCAGCTATGTTGACTATATCCAGAATAATTTCAAGAAGAAGATTGAAGATGCAAGCCAATCACATGATGTTTTAGTAGGTGAGTGGAGCCAATCCAATTACTTGAGTAGTGAACCAGAAATACTTGAGTGTCTTCTAAAAGAACAATTATCTGCATGGGAGAGTGCGATAGGGAATTGTTATTGGAGTTATAAGGTTGATGATTCTCTGAAAGAGACTTGGAGTTTTCAGAAACAGGTGTCAAAAATTTGA
- a CDS encoding competence protein CoiA, giving the protein MLVAKNEQGRSVHLLEQQAVDGQAFFCPGCGGPVRLRKGEVMRPHFAHISLKNCHYFSENESEQHLQLKTSLYQWALQDSQAELEKRLPEIEQIADVFINDKLVLEIQCSSLPIRRLQERTYSYQQAGYRVVWLLGKDLWLKKRLTNLQRQFLYFSHRLGFFLWELDREREKIRLRYLIHEDLHGQVQCLTQEFPLGVGNLLTILRFPYQGKKVAVLKGRLDRQIREYLARQLYHQSPKWMGIQAQLYQEGGNLLTQTLDDFYPQIRLPESTIGFAQIEQDLSAYYAHFWEYYQQLDCKTEQYLYSPAFYQIKSRKKLGQ; this is encoded by the coding sequence ATGCTAGTTGCAAAAAATGAACAAGGACGGTCTGTCCACTTACTTGAACAGCAAGCGGTAGACGGTCAAGCATTTTTCTGTCCCGGATGTGGTGGACCTGTACGCTTACGCAAAGGGGAAGTTATGCGCCCCCATTTTGCTCATATATCACTGAAAAATTGCCATTATTTCTCAGAAAATGAATCGGAACAACATCTTCAGTTGAAGACAAGTTTGTATCAATGGGCTTTGCAAGATAGTCAGGCAGAACTCGAAAAACGATTGCCAGAGATTGAGCAAATTGCAGATGTTTTTATTAATGATAAGCTGGTTCTTGAAATCCAATGTTCGAGTTTGCCGATAAGGCGGTTACAAGAGCGGACCTATTCTTATCAGCAGGCAGGTTACCGCGTTGTTTGGCTATTGGGCAAGGACTTATGGCTGAAAAAGCGGTTGACGAATCTGCAGAGGCAATTTCTTTATTTTAGTCATCGCTTAGGATTTTTTCTTTGGGAATTGGATAGAGAGCGTGAAAAAATACGTTTGCGTTACCTTATTCATGAGGATTTGCACGGGCAAGTGCAGTGCTTGACGCAGGAATTTCCCTTAGGGGTTGGAAATCTGCTAACGATACTGCGTTTTCCGTACCAAGGGAAAAAAGTAGCCGTACTAAAAGGCAGGCTAGATAGGCAGATACGTGAATATTTAGCACGTCAGTTGTATCACCAATCTCCAAAATGGATGGGCATTCAAGCCCAACTCTACCAGGAAGGTGGCAATCTTCTTACTCAAACATTAGATGATTTTTACCCTCAGATTCGTTTGCCAGAATCGACAATTGGATTTGCTCAGATTGAGCAAGATTTGTCTGCTTATTATGCTCATTTTTGGGAATATTATCAGCAATTGGACTGCAAGACAGAGCAGTATCTCTACTCACCAGCATTTTATCAGATAAAGTCAAGGAAAAAACTCGGACAGTAG
- the prsA gene encoding peptidylprolyl isomerase PrsA, which yields MKTKKILAGAVTLFAAVTLAACSNTSDKDIVTMKGNTISVSEFYERVKTNQQAQQTLLSMVIGDVFEEQYGKEVSAKEVDEAYEKMAKSYGESFAGALASAGLTQETYKKQIRANKLVEFAVKEKAEKELTDEEYQKAYESYTPEVTAQIIKLDNEAKANEVLGQAQAEGADFAQLAKDNSTDAATKGEGGTIKFDSTSTTVPNEVKTAVFALNNGQVGASVVKSVNLSNYKTSYYVVKLNSKSEKAADWKEYKDILKEAFIKSKQSDATYVKQVIADAFKTANVKVKDQAFQGILSQYITTGDGSSKESSSTEASSSSETKESSSEKDK from the coding sequence ATGAAGACTAAAAAAATTCTCGCAGGAGCTGTGACCTTGTTTGCAGCAGTAACCCTTGCAGCTTGTTCGAATACATCTGACAAGGATATCGTTACCATGAAAGGTAATACAATCAGCGTTTCAGAATTTTATGAACGTGTGAAAACAAATCAACAAGCGCAGCAGACCTTATTGTCAATGGTGATTGGCGATGTCTTTGAAGAGCAGTACGGCAAAGAAGTTTCTGCAAAAGAAGTAGATGAGGCCTACGAAAAAATGGCAAAGAGCTACGGGGAATCATTTGCAGGAGCCTTAGCTTCAGCAGGATTGACACAAGAAACTTATAAAAAACAAATTCGTGCCAATAAGTTAGTTGAATTTGCTGTGAAAGAAAAGGCAGAAAAAGAACTGACAGATGAAGAGTATCAAAAAGCTTACGAATCCTATACTCCAGAAGTAACGGCACAAATTATCAAATTAGATAATGAAGCAAAAGCAAATGAAGTGTTAGGTCAAGCACAAGCAGAAGGTGCTGATTTTGCCCAACTTGCGAAAGATAATTCGACAGATGCAGCAACAAAAGGTGAAGGAGGAACCATTAAGTTTGACTCAACGTCTACGACGGTACCAAATGAAGTGAAGACGGCTGTGTTTGCCTTGAACAATGGGCAAGTTGGAGCTTCTGTTGTGAAAAGTGTCAATTTATCGAATTATAAAACCAGCTACTATGTTGTAAAATTAAACAGTAAGTCAGAAAAAGCTGCGGATTGGAAAGAATACAAAGATATTTTGAAAGAGGCGTTTATTAAGTCTAAGCAAAGTGATGCCACTTATGTGAAGCAGGTAATTGCAGATGCCTTTAAAACAGCTAATGTAAAGGTGAAAGATCAAGCCTTCCAAGGCATCTTATCACAATATATCACTACAGGAGATGGTTCAAGTAAAGAATCATCAAGCACAGAAGCTTCAAGCAGTTCTGAAACAAAAGAATCAAGTTCAGAAAAAGATAAATAA
- a CDS encoding O-methyltransferase: protein MVESYSKNANHNMRRPVVKEEIVEMMRARQAQNTGFLKELEDFARKENIPIIPHETTAYFRLLMQLLQPAAILEIGTAIGYSALLMAENSPTSKITTIDRNEEMIGFAKENFTKYDKRNQIQLVEGEAMDVLPTLADNSYDFVFMDSAKSKYIVFLPEVLKKVKVGGLIILDDIFQGGDVARDIMEVRRGQRTIYRGLQRLFDATLDNPDLTASLVSMSDGLLMLRKNVEDVVLPTEEN, encoded by the coding sequence ATGGTAGAATCATACAGTAAAAACGCAAACCACAACATGCGCCGTCCAGTAGTAAAGGAAGAAATTGTGGAAATGATGCGGGCACGTCAGGCGCAAAATACAGGATTTTTGAAAGAACTGGAAGACTTTGCACGCAAGGAGAATATTCCGATTATTCCTCACGAGACAACAGCTTATTTTCGCCTACTCATGCAATTGTTGCAGCCTGCTGCTATCTTAGAAATTGGAACAGCGATTGGATATTCTGCTTTATTAATGGCAGAAAATAGTCCAACTTCCAAGATTACGACTATTGATCGCAATGAAGAGATGATTGGCTTTGCTAAGGAAAATTTTACCAAATATGACAAGCGAAATCAGATTCAACTAGTCGAAGGTGAAGCGATGGATGTGTTGCCGACCTTGGCAGATAATAGCTATGATTTTGTCTTTATGGATTCTGCTAAGTCGAAGTACATTGTCTTTTTACCAGAAGTCTTGAAAAAAGTGAAAGTTGGAGGCTTGATTATTTTAGACGATATTTTTCAAGGTGGCGACGTAGCGCGCGATATTATGGAAGTTCGGCGTGGTCAGCGGACGATTTATCGAGGCTTGCAGCGACTATTTGATGCCACCTTAGACAACCCTGATTTGACAGCAAGTTTAGTGTCCATGAGTGACGGTTTGCTTATGCTTAGGAAAAACGTAGAAGATGTAGTCCTTCCTACAGAAGAAAATTAA
- the metG gene encoding methionine--tRNA ligase — MTEKNFYITTPIYYPSGKLHIGNATTTIACDVLARYKRLMGYDVFSLTGLDEHGQKIQDKAAEAGITPQEYVDGMAVGVKELWKLLDISYDGFIRTTDDYHETVVAEVFERLLAQDDIYLGEYSGWYSVSDEEFFTESQLEEVFRDEAGKVIGGIAPSGHEVEWVSEESYFLRLSKYADRLVAFFKERPDFIQPDGRMNEIVKNFIEPGLEDLAVSRTSFTWGVPVPSNPKHVVYVWIDALLNYATALGYGQENHANFDKFWNNGSVYHMVAKDILRFHSIYWPILLMMLDLPLPERLIAHGWFVMKDGKMSKSKGNVVYPDMLVERYGLDPLRYYLMRSLPVGSDGTFTPEDYVGRINYELANDLGNLLNRTVAMVNKYFDGQVPSYAENVTAFDADLAQVAAEAIAEYHKQMDAVDYPRALESVWTLIARTNKYIDETAPWLLAKEKDKRSELAAVMSHLVASLRVVAHLIEPFMMTTSAAILEQLGMEKANSLENLALADLPKDLRVVPKGQPIFPRLEMDEEIAYIKEQMAAGKPVVEKEWKPEEVELTLNRKEIKFDDFEKVEIRVAEVKEVKKVEGSDKLLQFRLDAGDKEDRQILSGIAKYYPNEQELVGKKVQIVANLKPRKMMGHISQGMILSAEHGDSLTLLTVDASVPNGSVIG, encoded by the coding sequence ATGACAGAAAAGAATTTTTACATTACGACCCCCATTTACTACCCTTCTGGGAAGCTCCACATTGGAAATGCGACAACTACGATTGCCTGCGATGTTTTAGCACGTTACAAACGCCTTATGGGCTATGATGTTTTCTCGTTGACAGGTCTTGATGAGCATGGCCAAAAGATTCAAGACAAGGCAGCTGAAGCTGGTATTACTCCGCAAGAATATGTGGACGGCATGGCTGTGGGGGTCAAAGAATTATGGAAACTCCTAGATATTTCCTATGACGGCTTTATTCGTACGACAGACGACTACCATGAAACGGTAGTGGCAGAAGTCTTTGAACGTTTACTGGCACAAGACGATATTTATCTAGGGGAATATTCTGGCTGGTATTCTGTGTCTGATGAGGAATTTTTCACCGAAAGCCAGTTAGAAGAAGTTTTTCGAGATGAAGCAGGCAAGGTGATTGGGGGAATTGCCCCTTCTGGTCATGAGGTGGAATGGGTATCAGAAGAATCCTATTTCCTTCGTTTGAGCAAGTATGCGGATCGCTTGGTAGCCTTCTTTAAAGAACGTCCTGATTTCATCCAACCAGATGGGCGGATGAATGAAATCGTGAAAAACTTTATTGAACCAGGTCTTGAGGATTTGGCAGTCAGCCGGACTTCCTTTACCTGGGGAGTTCCAGTACCGTCCAATCCAAAACATGTTGTCTATGTCTGGATTGATGCCCTCTTGAACTATGCAACAGCCCTTGGCTATGGTCAAGAAAATCATGCGAATTTTGATAAATTCTGGAATAATGGTAGTGTCTACCACATGGTTGCGAAAGACATCTTACGTTTCCACTCGATTTACTGGCCAATCCTCCTCATGATGCTTGACTTACCATTACCAGAACGCTTGATTGCTCACGGTTGGTTTGTCATGAAAGACGGCAAAATGTCTAAATCTAAAGGAAATGTTGTCTATCCGGATATGTTGGTGGAGCGCTATGGACTCGATCCTTTGCGTTACTATCTTATGAGAAGTTTGCCGGTCGGTTCAGACGGGACCTTTACGCCAGAGGATTATGTAGGGCGGATTAACTACGAGCTTGCCAATGACCTTGGAAACCTCCTCAACCGTACAGTGGCTATGGTGAATAAATACTTTGACGGACAAGTGCCTAGCTATGCAGAAAATGTGACAGCCTTTGATGCGGATTTGGCACAGGTAGCAGCAGAAGCAATTGCAGAATACCATAAGCAAATGGATGCGGTGGATTATCCACGTGCCCTAGAATCAGTCTGGACCTTGATTGCCCGTACTAACAAGTATATCGATGAAACGGCTCCATGGCTGTTAGCAAAAGAGAAAGACAAACGAAGCGAACTGGCTGCCGTCATGAGCCACTTAGTAGCAAGTCTTCGTGTGGTGGCTCATTTGATTGAGCCATTCATGATGACGACAAGTGCTGCAATCTTAGAGCAGTTGGGAATGGAAAAGGCAAATAGCTTAGAGAATTTAGCACTTGCAGATTTACCAAAAGACTTGCGAGTGGTTCCAAAAGGTCAGCCAATTTTCCCACGTCTTGAAATGGACGAGGAAATTGCCTACATCAAGGAACAAATGGCAGCTGGTAAACCAGTTGTGGAAAAAGAATGGAAACCAGAAGAGGTTGAATTGACCCTCAACCGCAAGGAAATCAAGTTTGATGATTTTGAAAAGGTCGAAATCCGTGTGGCGGAAGTCAAAGAAGTTAAAAAAGTTGAAGGTAGTGATAAATTACTTCAATTCCGTTTGGACGCTGGTGACAAGGAAGACCGCCAAATTCTTTCAGGTATCGCCAAATATTATCCAAATGAGCAAGAATTGGTCGGCAAAAAAGTTCAAATTGTAGCCAACCTCAAGCCGCGTAAGATGATGGGACACATCAGTCAGGGGATGATTCTATCTGCTGAACATGGAGATAGCTTGACCCTCTTGACAGTTGATGCTAGCGTACCAAATGGAAGTGTGATTGGATAA
- the pepF gene encoding oligoendopeptidase F — translation MTKQRSEIEEKYQWDLTTIFPTDEAWEGELAALQADVEKTAGFAGHLLDSAKSLLEISETQLELMRRMETLYVYASMKNDQDTREGKYQEFQAKALGLYSALSQAFAFYEPEFLEATEEQLAAFMEEEPALQQYSHQFEKLLAGKKHVLSQEVEEVLAATSEVFDAPSETFSVLDNASIRFPEVTNEEGELVPLSHGSYISFMESSNRAVRQEAYEGLYSTYEQFQHTYAKTLQANVKVNNLKARLRKYDSARHAALSANFIPESVYDTLVEAVNKHLPLLHRYINLRKKLLGIDDLKMYDMYTPLSDVDYKFTYEDALAKAADTLTIFGDEYSAQVKEAFENRWIDVHENEGKRSGAYSGGAYDTNAFMLLNWQDTLDNLYTLIHETGHSLHSMFTRKNQPYVYGHYSIFLAEIASTTNENILTEKLLSEVEDDKTRFAILNHYLDGFRGTVFRQTQFAEFEQAIYKADQESQVLTAEFLNNLYSEINEKYYGLSAEENPQIQFEWARIPHFYYNFYVYQYATGFAAASALSHKIVHGSPEDKEHYLAYLKAGSSDYPLNVIKKAGVDMTKEDYLNDAFKVFEARLTELEALVEKGVHL, via the coding sequence ATGACAAAACAACGTAGTGAAATTGAAGAAAAATACCAGTGGGACTTGACCACCATTTTTCCAACGGATGAAGCATGGGAAGGCGAGCTGGCTGCCCTACAAGCTGATGTAGAAAAGACAGCAGGATTTGCTGGCCACTTGCTTGATTCAGCAAAGAGTTTACTAGAAATTAGTGAGACGCAATTAGAGCTCATGCGCCGTATGGAAACACTTTATGTCTATGCTTCAATGAAAAATGACCAAGATACACGTGAAGGAAAATACCAAGAATTTCAAGCGAAGGCTTTAGGACTCTATTCAGCCCTTTCACAAGCTTTTGCCTTCTATGAACCAGAATTCTTAGAAGCGACAGAAGAGCAACTGGCGGCTTTCATGGAAGAAGAACCAGCTTTGCAACAGTACAGCCACCAATTTGAGAAACTATTAGCAGGCAAGAAACACGTCCTATCTCAAGAAGTAGAAGAAGTATTAGCTGCAACAAGTGAAGTGTTCGATGCACCGTCAGAAACCTTTTCTGTTCTTGATAATGCTAGCATTCGTTTCCCAGAGGTTACCAACGAAGAAGGTGAACTTGTACCGCTTTCGCATGGTAGTTACATTTCGTTTATGGAATCAAGCAACCGTGCCGTTCGTCAAGAAGCCTATGAAGGTCTGTATAGCACGTATGAGCAATTCCAACACACCTATGCGAAGACCTTGCAAGCCAATGTTAAAGTCAATAATTTAAAGGCTCGCTTGCGGAAGTATGACAGCGCTCGCCATGCAGCCTTGTCTGCTAACTTTATTCCAGAGTCTGTTTACGATACTTTGGTAGAGGCGGTCAATAAACATCTGCCACTCTTGCATCGTTATATCAATTTGCGGAAGAAATTATTGGGAATTGACGATTTGAAAATGTACGATATGTACACACCGCTTTCAGATGTTGATTACAAATTCACCTATGAAGATGCTTTAGCTAAGGCTGCAGATACCTTAACAATTTTTGGTGATGAATACAGTGCCCAAGTTAAGGAAGCCTTTGAAAATCGTTGGATTGATGTCCATGAAAATGAAGGAAAACGCTCAGGAGCTTACTCTGGAGGAGCTTATGATACCAATGCTTTCATGCTCTTGAACTGGCAAGATACGCTCGATAATCTCTATACTCTCATCCATGAAACAGGGCATTCACTTCATTCCATGTTTACACGTAAGAATCAGCCGTATGTGTATGGCCATTATTCTATTTTCTTGGCAGAAATTGCTTCTACGACCAACGAAAATATTCTGACAGAAAAACTATTGTCAGAAGTTGAAGATGATAAGACACGCTTTGCTATTCTCAATCATTATTTGGATGGCTTCCGTGGTACAGTATTCCGTCAGACACAATTTGCTGAGTTTGAGCAGGCAATCTACAAAGCTGATCAAGAAAGTCAAGTGTTGACAGCTGAATTTTTGAATAATTTATATAGTGAAATCAACGAGAAATACTATGGTTTATCTGCTGAGGAAAACCCACAAATTCAATTTGAATGGGCTCGCATTCCGCATTTTTACTATAATTTCTACGTGTACCAATATGCGACAGGTTTTGCAGCAGCTTCTGCCCTTTCTCATAAGATTGTACATGGGAGTCCAGAAGACAAGGAACATTATCTGGCTTACCTCAAGGCAGGAAGTTCAGATTATCCATTAAATGTCATCAAAAAAGCAGGCGTTGACATGACAAAAGAAGACTACCTGAACGATGCCTTCAAGGTCTTTGAAGCCCGTTTGACAGAGCTAGAAGCTCTAGTTGAAAAAGGTGTTCATTTGTAA
- a CDS encoding exodeoxyribonuclease III → MKLISWNIDSLNAALTSDSARAQLSQAVLQTLVTEDADIIAIQETKLSAKGPTKKHLEILEQLFPDYENTWRSSVEPARKGYAGTMFLYKKGLTPTITFPEIGAPTTMDLEGRIITLEFEHFFVTQVYTPNAGDGLKRLADRQVWDEKYAEYLAKLDQEKPVLATGDYNVAHHEIDLANPASNRQSPGFTDEERAGFTNLLAKGFTDTFRHLHGELPHQYTWWAQRSKTSKINNTGWRIDYWLTSNRVADKVTKSEMIDSGARQDHTPIVMEIDL, encoded by the coding sequence ATGAAACTCATCTCATGGAATATTGATTCCCTCAATGCAGCCTTGACCAGTGATTCTGCCCGTGCACAATTGTCACAAGCCGTGCTGCAAACCCTCGTTACAGAAGACGCGGATATTATCGCCATCCAAGAAACGAAATTGTCAGCCAAAGGACCTACTAAAAAGCATTTGGAGATTTTAGAGCAACTCTTTCCTGATTATGAAAATACATGGCGTTCATCTGTCGAACCAGCTCGTAAGGGCTATGCAGGAACCATGTTTCTCTATAAAAAAGGCTTGACACCAACTATTACCTTCCCAGAAATTGGAGCACCAACGACCATGGACTTGGAAGGTCGAATCATCACTCTAGAATTCGAACATTTCTTTGTGACCCAAGTTTACACACCAAATGCGGGAGACGGGTTGAAACGCCTTGCTGACCGCCAAGTCTGGGATGAAAAGTATGCAGAATATTTAGCAAAACTTGATCAAGAAAAGCCTGTTCTGGCAACAGGTGACTATAATGTTGCCCACCACGAAATCGATCTTGCAAATCCTGCTAGCAACCGTCAATCACCTGGATTTACCGATGAAGAACGTGCAGGATTTACCAATCTACTTGCCAAGGGATTCACTGATACCTTCCGCCACTTGCATGGTGAGCTTCCCCATCAATACACTTGGTGGGCGCAACGCAGCAAGACCAGCAAAATCAACAACACCGGCTGGAGAATTGACTACTGGCTTACCAGCAATCGTGTAGCTGATAAGGTCACCAAGTCTGAGATGATTGACTCAGGTGCCCGCCAAGACCACACCCCAATCGTGATGGAAATTGATTTATAA
- a CDS encoding helix-turn-helix transcriptional regulator: MELGKQIKHYRKEFGLSQDDLAEELFVSRQTVSNWERGTTYPDIQNLLLLCQIFDTDLNQLVQGDIVTFSEILHGADYNRYERHSRIMTWGMFLCAILSFPLFYYLGWTGIIIFLILWGVSLYYAHQVDRFKKKYDLKTIKELIAYSEGKSLSKIAKREEKAKTPYQNILIVAGFTVVSALIALLVAGICLFFFP; the protein is encoded by the coding sequence ATGGAACTTGGAAAACAGATCAAACACTATCGCAAGGAATTTGGCTTGTCTCAAGATGATTTGGCAGAAGAGCTATTTGTCAGCCGGCAAACGGTTTCTAATTGGGAACGCGGAACCACCTATCCTGACATTCAAAATCTTCTGCTCCTTTGCCAGATTTTTGATACTGACCTGAACCAACTCGTGCAAGGGGATATTGTGACATTCAGCGAAATTCTCCACGGAGCAGACTATAACAGATACGAACGCCATTCACGCATCATGACTTGGGGAATGTTTCTTTGTGCCATCCTCTCATTTCCGCTCTTTTACTATCTAGGTTGGACAGGCATTATCATTTTCTTGATTCTCTGGGGAGTCTCTCTTTATTACGCTCATCAGGTCGATCGGTTCAAGAAGAAATATGATTTGAAAACTATCAAAGAATTGATTGCCTATAGCGAGGGAAAATCACTCAGCAAAATCGCAAAACGCGAGGAAAAAGCAAAGACACCTTATCAAAACATTCTTATTGTTGCGGGATTTACAGTCGTTAGTGCCTTGATTGCACTTCTTGTCGCAGGGATTTGCCTGTTCTTCTTTCCTTGA
- a CDS encoding 6-phospho-beta-glucosidase, producing the protein MAFPKNFLWGGALAAHQFEGGVLETSKGFSVADVMTAGAYGVPREITDGVIEGKYYPNHIGIDFYHRYTEDIALFAEMGFKCFRTSIAWSRIFPNGDELEPNEEGLQFYDDVFDELLKYGIEPVITLSHFEMPYGLAKNYGGFMNRKTIDFFLRFSEVCFKRYRNKVKYWMTFNEINNQMNYKNDIFGWTNSGAHFNNYENPEEAMYQCGHYELVASAKAVALGKEINPDFQIGNMIAMVPIYPYSSRPSDQILAQRMMHDRWFFCDVQVRGRYPHYALKMFEKKGFKLDITEEDLVDLQLGTVDYIGISYYMSNTVDSTAFTDVSTSLDGSSEYSVKNPHIKESDWGWSIDPEGLRYVLNAMYERYEKPIFIVENGFGAFDILTEDSRVNDVYRIIYLSDHIKEIKKAINEDGVLVMGYTPWGCIDCVSFTTGEMKKRYGFIYVDRNNDGTGTLERYKKDSFFWYKELIASNGENI; encoded by the coding sequence ATGGCGTTTCCAAAAAATTTCTTATGGGGTGGTGCTTTAGCGGCGCATCAGTTTGAAGGTGGTGTTTTAGAAACAAGTAAAGGGTTTAGTGTTGCGGATGTTATGACTGCAGGAGCATATGGAGTCCCAAGAGAAATAACAGATGGTGTTATAGAAGGTAAGTATTATCCCAATCATATAGGAATTGATTTTTATCATCGTTATACGGAAGATATTGCATTATTTGCTGAGATGGGATTTAAATGTTTTAGAACGTCCATTGCCTGGTCAAGAATATTTCCCAATGGAGATGAGTTAGAGCCAAATGAAGAAGGATTGCAGTTTTATGATGACGTTTTTGATGAGTTACTAAAATATGGAATTGAACCAGTTATAACGTTATCCCATTTTGAAATGCCCTATGGACTTGCAAAGAATTATGGTGGTTTCATGAATCGTAAGACAATTGATTTCTTCCTCAGATTCTCAGAAGTTTGTTTTAAGAGATATAGAAATAAAGTCAAGTATTGGATGACCTTCAATGAAATTAACAATCAAATGAACTATAAAAACGATATTTTTGGTTGGACAAATTCTGGAGCCCATTTTAATAACTACGAAAATCCTGAAGAGGCCATGTATCAATGTGGTCATTATGAACTGGTTGCTTCTGCAAAAGCAGTGGCGTTAGGTAAAGAAATTAATCCTGATTTTCAAATCGGTAATATGATTGCGATGGTTCCTATCTATCCATATTCGAGTAGGCCATCAGATCAAATATTAGCCCAAAGAATGATGCATGACAGATGGTTTTTCTGTGATGTTCAAGTACGCGGTCGCTATCCCCATTATGCTCTGAAGATGTTTGAGAAAAAGGGATTCAAACTTGATATTACTGAAGAGGATTTAGTAGATCTCCAATTGGGTACGGTCGATTATATTGGTATTTCTTACTATATGAGTAATACTGTCGATTCAACCGCATTTACGGATGTTTCAACTAGTTTAGATGGTTCGAGTGAGTATTCTGTAAAAAATCCTCATATCAAAGAGTCAGACTGGGGTTGGTCAATAGATCCAGAAGGTTTAAGGTATGTTCTAAATGCAATGTATGAAAGATATGAGAAGCCAATCTTTATTGTAGAAAATGGGTTCGGAGCATTTGATATTCTTACAGAAGATAGTAGGGTTAATGATGTCTATAGGATAATTTACTTATCAGATCATATTAAAGAAATCAAGAAAGCAATTAATGAAGACGGAGTATTAGTAATGGGATATACTCCTTGGGGCTGTATTGATTGTGTATCGTTTACTACTGGCGAAATGAAAAAACGTTACGGATTTATTTATGTAGATAGAAATAATGACGGTACTGGTACCCTTGAACGATATAAGAAAGATTCCTTCTTTTGGTATAAAGAACTGATAGCATCAAATGGAGAGAATATTTGA